A single region of the Eleginops maclovinus isolate JMC-PN-2008 ecotype Puerto Natales chromosome 16, JC_Emac_rtc_rv5, whole genome shotgun sequence genome encodes:
- the tom1 gene encoding target of Myb protein 1 isoform X5, with amino-acid sequence MEFLLGNPFSTPVGQRIESATNSSLPSDDWALNMDICDAINSAEEGPKDAVRALKKRIMGNKNFKEVMLALTVLETCVKNCGYRFHILVTTRDFVEGVLVRAIIPRNNPPLVVHDRVLSIIQAWADAFRSSPDLTGVVSVYEDLRRKGLEFPMTELDGYSSDQAPKKIKQLKTELGVVRTNLTMMSDMMSQLDPVTVKQADMELLELYSVCKEMQDRIVKVVPRLSEEKLIEELLAANDEMNTAFTRYQRFERRIPNGHNTAEKSHTYVNLTDFDLTPESGVASVTNDSSFSLSKGDSVSSQMARLSMSESDEALSPRINASTQQRPSDQSEVDGPAQDSRLHSAAAEDSPASTSSSSPKLDWMIKRGMIPINQNTVMDDIEKWLDLEDEYDDFEDSDGVTSEEFDKFLAGRAKAAERLPSVRASSQDNISES; translated from the exons ATGGAGTTTTTACTGGGGAATCCGTTCAGCACGCCGGTGGGTCAGCGGATAG aaagtGCGACCAACTCCAGCCTACCATCAGACGACTGGGCCCTCAACATGGACATCTGCGACGCCATCAACAGCGCAgaggaagg ACCTAAAGACGCCGTCAGAGCCCTAAAGAAAAGGATTATGGGAAACAAGAACTTCAAGGAGGTCATGCTGGCGCTCACG GTCCTGGAGACGTGTGTGAAGAACTGCGGCTACAGGTTCCACATCCTGGTGACGACGCGGGATTTCGTGGAGGGAGTGCTGGTGCGCGCGATCATCCCGAGGAACAACCCTCCTTTAGTCGTCCATGACCGGGTGCTCAGCATCATACAG GCGTGGGCGGATGCTTTCCGCAGCTCTCCAGACCTGACGGGCGTGGTGTCGGTGTACGAAGACCTGCGCAGGAAGGGGCTGGAGTTCCCCATGACTGAGCTGGACGGGTACTCATCTGACCAAGCACCCAAAAAG ATCAAGCAGCTGAAGACAGAGCTGGGAGTGGTGCGAACCAACCTGACCATGATGTCAGACATGATGAGTCAGCTGGATCCTGTCACTGTAAAGCAAGCTGACATGGAGCTCCTGGag TTATACTCAGTGTGTAAGGAAATGCAGGACAGGATTGTGAAGGTGGTGCCGCGGCTCAGCGAGGAGAAGCTGATCGAAGAGCTGCTGGCGGCCAACGACGAGATGAACACCGCCTTCACCCGCTACCAGAG GTTTGAGAGACGAATACCCAATGGGCACAACACAGCAGAGAAG AGTCACACATACGTCAACCTCACAGACTTCGATTTGACGCCTGAGTCCGGCGTTGCATCCGTTACCAACGACAGCTCGTTCAGCCTCTCGAAAGGCGACAGTGTGTCCAGTCAGATGGCGAGACTCA GTATGAGTGAATCAGATGAAGCATTATCACCGAGAATAAATGCCTCAACTCAACAAAGACCAAG TGATCAGAGTGAAGTGGACGGCCCGGCTCAGGACTCCAGACTACACAGCGCTGCAGCG GAGGACAGCCCggcctccaccagcagctcctctccaaAGTTAGATTGGATGATTAAAAGGGGAATG ATTCCCATCAACCAGAACACCGTGATGGATGATATTGAGAAATGGCTAGATCTGGAGGATGAG TACGATGACTTTGAGGATTCAGACGGAGTGACCAGTGAAG aGTTCGACAAGTTTCTGGCGGGACGAGCAAAAGCCGCCGAGCGTCTCCCGTCTGTGCGAGCGTCCTCTCAGGATAACATCTCCGAGTCTTAA
- the tom1 gene encoding target of Myb protein 1 isoform X4 — protein sequence MEFLLGNPFSTPVGQRIESATNSSLPSDDWALNMDICDAINSAEEGPKDAVRALKKRIMGNKNFKEVMLALTVLETCVKNCGYRFHILVTTRDFVEGVLVRAIIPRNNPPLVVHDRVLSIIQAWADAFRSSPDLTGVVSVYEDLRRKGLEFPMTELDGYSSDQAPKKIKQLKTELGVVRTNLTMMSDMMSQLDPVTVKQADMELLEQLYSVCKEMQDRIVKVVPRLSEEKLIEELLAANDEMNTAFTRYQRFERRIPNGHNTAEKSHTYVNLTDFDLTPESGVASVTNDSSFSLSKGDSVSSQMARLSMSESDEALSPRINASTQQRPSDQSEVDGPAQDSRLHSAAAEDSPASTSSSSPKLDWMIKRGMIPINQNTVMDDIEKWLDLEDEYDDFEDSDGVTSEEFDKFLAGRAKAAERLPSVRASSQDNISES from the exons ATGGAGTTTTTACTGGGGAATCCGTTCAGCACGCCGGTGGGTCAGCGGATAG aaagtGCGACCAACTCCAGCCTACCATCAGACGACTGGGCCCTCAACATGGACATCTGCGACGCCATCAACAGCGCAgaggaagg ACCTAAAGACGCCGTCAGAGCCCTAAAGAAAAGGATTATGGGAAACAAGAACTTCAAGGAGGTCATGCTGGCGCTCACG GTCCTGGAGACGTGTGTGAAGAACTGCGGCTACAGGTTCCACATCCTGGTGACGACGCGGGATTTCGTGGAGGGAGTGCTGGTGCGCGCGATCATCCCGAGGAACAACCCTCCTTTAGTCGTCCATGACCGGGTGCTCAGCATCATACAG GCGTGGGCGGATGCTTTCCGCAGCTCTCCAGACCTGACGGGCGTGGTGTCGGTGTACGAAGACCTGCGCAGGAAGGGGCTGGAGTTCCCCATGACTGAGCTGGACGGGTACTCATCTGACCAAGCACCCAAAAAG ATCAAGCAGCTGAAGACAGAGCTGGGAGTGGTGCGAACCAACCTGACCATGATGTCAGACATGATGAGTCAGCTGGATCCTGTCACTGTAAAGCAAGCTGACATGGAGCTCCTGGag CAGTTATACTCAGTGTGTAAGGAAATGCAGGACAGGATTGTGAAGGTGGTGCCGCGGCTCAGCGAGGAGAAGCTGATCGAAGAGCTGCTGGCGGCCAACGACGAGATGAACACCGCCTTCACCCGCTACCAGAG GTTTGAGAGACGAATACCCAATGGGCACAACACAGCAGAGAAG AGTCACACATACGTCAACCTCACAGACTTCGATTTGACGCCTGAGTCCGGCGTTGCATCCGTTACCAACGACAGCTCGTTCAGCCTCTCGAAAGGCGACAGTGTGTCCAGTCAGATGGCGAGACTCA GTATGAGTGAATCAGATGAAGCATTATCACCGAGAATAAATGCCTCAACTCAACAAAGACCAAG TGATCAGAGTGAAGTGGACGGCCCGGCTCAGGACTCCAGACTACACAGCGCTGCAGCG GAGGACAGCCCggcctccaccagcagctcctctccaaAGTTAGATTGGATGATTAAAAGGGGAATG ATTCCCATCAACCAGAACACCGTGATGGATGATATTGAGAAATGGCTAGATCTGGAGGATGAG TACGATGACTTTGAGGATTCAGACGGAGTGACCAGTGAAG aGTTCGACAAGTTTCTGGCGGGACGAGCAAAAGCCGCCGAGCGTCTCCCGTCTGTGCGAGCGTCCTCTCAGGATAACATCTCCGAGTCTTAA
- the tom1 gene encoding target of Myb protein 1 isoform X2 gives MEFLLGNPFSTPVGQRIESATNSSLPSDDWALNMDICDAINSAEEGPKDAVRALKKRIMGNKNFKEVMLALTVLETCVKNCGYRFHILVTTRDFVEGVLVRAIIPRNNPPLVVHDRVLSIIQAWADAFRSSPDLTGVVSVYEDLRRKGLEFPMTELDGYSSDQAPKKTAPVNGAAVTTLLSSKPPLIPPQTSELKLALEGNNALTPSQIKQLKTELGVVRTNLTMMSDMMSQLDPVTVKQADMELLELYSVCKEMQDRIVKVVPRLSEEKLIEELLAANDEMNTAFTRYQRFERRIPNGHNTAEKSHTYVNLTDFDLTPESGVASVTNDSSFSLSKGDSVSSQMARLSMSESDEALSPRINASTQQRPSDQSEVDGPAQDSRLHSAAAEDSPASTSSSSPKLDWMIKRGMIPINQNTVMDDIEKWLDLEDEYDDFEDSDGVTSEEFDKFLAGRAKAAERLPSVRASSQDNISES, from the exons ATGGAGTTTTTACTGGGGAATCCGTTCAGCACGCCGGTGGGTCAGCGGATAG aaagtGCGACCAACTCCAGCCTACCATCAGACGACTGGGCCCTCAACATGGACATCTGCGACGCCATCAACAGCGCAgaggaagg ACCTAAAGACGCCGTCAGAGCCCTAAAGAAAAGGATTATGGGAAACAAGAACTTCAAGGAGGTCATGCTGGCGCTCACG GTCCTGGAGACGTGTGTGAAGAACTGCGGCTACAGGTTCCACATCCTGGTGACGACGCGGGATTTCGTGGAGGGAGTGCTGGTGCGCGCGATCATCCCGAGGAACAACCCTCCTTTAGTCGTCCATGACCGGGTGCTCAGCATCATACAG GCGTGGGCGGATGCTTTCCGCAGCTCTCCAGACCTGACGGGCGTGGTGTCGGTGTACGAAGACCTGCGCAGGAAGGGGCTGGAGTTCCCCATGACTGAGCTGGACGGGTACTCATCTGACCAAGCACCCAAAAAG ACTGCCCCTGTGAACGGTGCTGCTGTCACTACGCTCCTCTCTTCCAAACCTCCGCTCATCCCTCCTCAGACATCCGAGCTAAAGCTGGCCCTTGAGGGGAACAATGCTCTGACTCCCAGCCAG ATCAAGCAGCTGAAGACAGAGCTGGGAGTGGTGCGAACCAACCTGACCATGATGTCAGACATGATGAGTCAGCTGGATCCTGTCACTGTAAAGCAAGCTGACATGGAGCTCCTGGag TTATACTCAGTGTGTAAGGAAATGCAGGACAGGATTGTGAAGGTGGTGCCGCGGCTCAGCGAGGAGAAGCTGATCGAAGAGCTGCTGGCGGCCAACGACGAGATGAACACCGCCTTCACCCGCTACCAGAG GTTTGAGAGACGAATACCCAATGGGCACAACACAGCAGAGAAG AGTCACACATACGTCAACCTCACAGACTTCGATTTGACGCCTGAGTCCGGCGTTGCATCCGTTACCAACGACAGCTCGTTCAGCCTCTCGAAAGGCGACAGTGTGTCCAGTCAGATGGCGAGACTCA GTATGAGTGAATCAGATGAAGCATTATCACCGAGAATAAATGCCTCAACTCAACAAAGACCAAG TGATCAGAGTGAAGTGGACGGCCCGGCTCAGGACTCCAGACTACACAGCGCTGCAGCG GAGGACAGCCCggcctccaccagcagctcctctccaaAGTTAGATTGGATGATTAAAAGGGGAATG ATTCCCATCAACCAGAACACCGTGATGGATGATATTGAGAAATGGCTAGATCTGGAGGATGAG TACGATGACTTTGAGGATTCAGACGGAGTGACCAGTGAAG aGTTCGACAAGTTTCTGGCGGGACGAGCAAAAGCCGCCGAGCGTCTCCCGTCTGTGCGAGCGTCCTCTCAGGATAACATCTCCGAGTCTTAA
- the tom1 gene encoding target of Myb protein 1 isoform X3, protein MEFLLGNPFSTPVGQRIESATNSSLPSDDWALNMDICDAINSAEEGPKDAVRALKKRIMGNKNFKEVMLALTVLETCVKNCGYRFHILVTTRDFVEGVLVRAIIPRNNPPLVVHDRVLSIIQAWADAFRSSPDLTGVVSVYEDLRRKGLEFPMTELDGYSSDQAPKKTAPVNGAAVTTLLSSKPPLIPPQTSELKLALEGNNALTPSQIKQLKTELGVVRTNLTMMSDMMSQLDPVTVKQADMELLEQLYSVCKEMQDRIVKVVPRLSEEKLIEELLAANDEMNTAFTRYQRFERRIPNGHNTAEKSHTYVNLTDFDLTPESGVASVTNDSSFSLSKGDSVSSQMARLSMSESDEALSPRINASTQQRPSDQSEVDGPAQDSRLHSAAAIPINQNTVMDDIEKWLDLEDEYDDFEDSDGVTSEEFDKFLAGRAKAAERLPSVRASSQDNISES, encoded by the exons ATGGAGTTTTTACTGGGGAATCCGTTCAGCACGCCGGTGGGTCAGCGGATAG aaagtGCGACCAACTCCAGCCTACCATCAGACGACTGGGCCCTCAACATGGACATCTGCGACGCCATCAACAGCGCAgaggaagg ACCTAAAGACGCCGTCAGAGCCCTAAAGAAAAGGATTATGGGAAACAAGAACTTCAAGGAGGTCATGCTGGCGCTCACG GTCCTGGAGACGTGTGTGAAGAACTGCGGCTACAGGTTCCACATCCTGGTGACGACGCGGGATTTCGTGGAGGGAGTGCTGGTGCGCGCGATCATCCCGAGGAACAACCCTCCTTTAGTCGTCCATGACCGGGTGCTCAGCATCATACAG GCGTGGGCGGATGCTTTCCGCAGCTCTCCAGACCTGACGGGCGTGGTGTCGGTGTACGAAGACCTGCGCAGGAAGGGGCTGGAGTTCCCCATGACTGAGCTGGACGGGTACTCATCTGACCAAGCACCCAAAAAG ACTGCCCCTGTGAACGGTGCTGCTGTCACTACGCTCCTCTCTTCCAAACCTCCGCTCATCCCTCCTCAGACATCCGAGCTAAAGCTGGCCCTTGAGGGGAACAATGCTCTGACTCCCAGCCAG ATCAAGCAGCTGAAGACAGAGCTGGGAGTGGTGCGAACCAACCTGACCATGATGTCAGACATGATGAGTCAGCTGGATCCTGTCACTGTAAAGCAAGCTGACATGGAGCTCCTGGag CAGTTATACTCAGTGTGTAAGGAAATGCAGGACAGGATTGTGAAGGTGGTGCCGCGGCTCAGCGAGGAGAAGCTGATCGAAGAGCTGCTGGCGGCCAACGACGAGATGAACACCGCCTTCACCCGCTACCAGAG GTTTGAGAGACGAATACCCAATGGGCACAACACAGCAGAGAAG AGTCACACATACGTCAACCTCACAGACTTCGATTTGACGCCTGAGTCCGGCGTTGCATCCGTTACCAACGACAGCTCGTTCAGCCTCTCGAAAGGCGACAGTGTGTCCAGTCAGATGGCGAGACTCA GTATGAGTGAATCAGATGAAGCATTATCACCGAGAATAAATGCCTCAACTCAACAAAGACCAAG TGATCAGAGTGAAGTGGACGGCCCGGCTCAGGACTCCAGACTACACAGCGCTGCAGCG ATTCCCATCAACCAGAACACCGTGATGGATGATATTGAGAAATGGCTAGATCTGGAGGATGAG TACGATGACTTTGAGGATTCAGACGGAGTGACCAGTGAAG aGTTCGACAAGTTTCTGGCGGGACGAGCAAAAGCCGCCGAGCGTCTCCCGTCTGTGCGAGCGTCCTCTCAGGATAACATCTCCGAGTCTTAA
- the tom1 gene encoding target of Myb protein 1 isoform X1 produces MEFLLGNPFSTPVGQRIESATNSSLPSDDWALNMDICDAINSAEEGPKDAVRALKKRIMGNKNFKEVMLALTVLETCVKNCGYRFHILVTTRDFVEGVLVRAIIPRNNPPLVVHDRVLSIIQAWADAFRSSPDLTGVVSVYEDLRRKGLEFPMTELDGYSSDQAPKKTAPVNGAAVTTLLSSKPPLIPPQTSELKLALEGNNALTPSQIKQLKTELGVVRTNLTMMSDMMSQLDPVTVKQADMELLEQLYSVCKEMQDRIVKVVPRLSEEKLIEELLAANDEMNTAFTRYQRFERRIPNGHNTAEKSHTYVNLTDFDLTPESGVASVTNDSSFSLSKGDSVSSQMARLSMSESDEALSPRINASTQQRPSDQSEVDGPAQDSRLHSAAAEDSPASTSSSSPKLDWMIKRGMIPINQNTVMDDIEKWLDLEDEYDDFEDSDGVTSEEFDKFLAGRAKAAERLPSVRASSQDNISES; encoded by the exons ATGGAGTTTTTACTGGGGAATCCGTTCAGCACGCCGGTGGGTCAGCGGATAG aaagtGCGACCAACTCCAGCCTACCATCAGACGACTGGGCCCTCAACATGGACATCTGCGACGCCATCAACAGCGCAgaggaagg ACCTAAAGACGCCGTCAGAGCCCTAAAGAAAAGGATTATGGGAAACAAGAACTTCAAGGAGGTCATGCTGGCGCTCACG GTCCTGGAGACGTGTGTGAAGAACTGCGGCTACAGGTTCCACATCCTGGTGACGACGCGGGATTTCGTGGAGGGAGTGCTGGTGCGCGCGATCATCCCGAGGAACAACCCTCCTTTAGTCGTCCATGACCGGGTGCTCAGCATCATACAG GCGTGGGCGGATGCTTTCCGCAGCTCTCCAGACCTGACGGGCGTGGTGTCGGTGTACGAAGACCTGCGCAGGAAGGGGCTGGAGTTCCCCATGACTGAGCTGGACGGGTACTCATCTGACCAAGCACCCAAAAAG ACTGCCCCTGTGAACGGTGCTGCTGTCACTACGCTCCTCTCTTCCAAACCTCCGCTCATCCCTCCTCAGACATCCGAGCTAAAGCTGGCCCTTGAGGGGAACAATGCTCTGACTCCCAGCCAG ATCAAGCAGCTGAAGACAGAGCTGGGAGTGGTGCGAACCAACCTGACCATGATGTCAGACATGATGAGTCAGCTGGATCCTGTCACTGTAAAGCAAGCTGACATGGAGCTCCTGGag CAGTTATACTCAGTGTGTAAGGAAATGCAGGACAGGATTGTGAAGGTGGTGCCGCGGCTCAGCGAGGAGAAGCTGATCGAAGAGCTGCTGGCGGCCAACGACGAGATGAACACCGCCTTCACCCGCTACCAGAG GTTTGAGAGACGAATACCCAATGGGCACAACACAGCAGAGAAG AGTCACACATACGTCAACCTCACAGACTTCGATTTGACGCCTGAGTCCGGCGTTGCATCCGTTACCAACGACAGCTCGTTCAGCCTCTCGAAAGGCGACAGTGTGTCCAGTCAGATGGCGAGACTCA GTATGAGTGAATCAGATGAAGCATTATCACCGAGAATAAATGCCTCAACTCAACAAAGACCAAG TGATCAGAGTGAAGTGGACGGCCCGGCTCAGGACTCCAGACTACACAGCGCTGCAGCG GAGGACAGCCCggcctccaccagcagctcctctccaaAGTTAGATTGGATGATTAAAAGGGGAATG ATTCCCATCAACCAGAACACCGTGATGGATGATATTGAGAAATGGCTAGATCTGGAGGATGAG TACGATGACTTTGAGGATTCAGACGGAGTGACCAGTGAAG aGTTCGACAAGTTTCTGGCGGGACGAGCAAAAGCCGCCGAGCGTCTCCCGTCTGTGCGAGCGTCCTCTCAGGATAACATCTCCGAGTCTTAA